From one Leishmania panamensis strain MHOM/PA/94/PSC-1 chromosome 11 sequence genomic stretch:
- a CDS encoding DNA repair and recombination helicase protein PIF2, putative (TriTrypDB/GeneDB-style sysID: LpmP.11.0330) codes for MFRHFSASSAARQTAVQLAVRANLRTSATLLHSAAAYTHASSMIRGSPAVALCNASTNGPLTGMRWQSSSSPSSTPPKSPGGKRRRRPSGRKTRRSTIVAEVADASTAVAVSDVARAEADASVETTTAAVAQQVFVSSAEPMPIAPAPRSETRALDTPDATPLTAQAAKLVEPPTSASVGAAVEGSVNAVATAVLASAPSVDEATSEEEQPPSSVAAASAGDTAPATLETLAKPKRSASRPRKDWEAAKPAPVAVAPANPDADSFRGSLDEESFFSSLLHSADDGFSTAEPRESTLVYNALTGRMTSETSVTMQCLRELGFGVNDQRQVVMQNPDVLNALAERVRAETAALPTKWPVTLARIIGAVITNKSISNPAEALQQMIQVKTNSVMRSRHTSVVSAASSNVNDTMAETAGQQADMNGGHDPDQAIELNDEQKRVIDIALRGHHLYIGGSAGTGKTVLLRAVARRLQGHRLRVATTATTGVAGCHIGGSTFHHALGVTSRGEFMRRSTILDYDVVIIDEVSMFPQSLFEEFDRVLREEAGTPDLPFGGVQIILCGDFLQLGCINENSLIGSSLFQKNFVKVRLETQVRQTANSKFANDLQLMRLGIVPSDLKTTVQLLPPGTMVDSAVNLLPTNKEVHAANERQLQELPGDPLTLTPETGITSLQCETTATLLLRTTPDFNESEFARHTRSLLQATLDLPRASLLSLYRVYEDGHVMRVMLPPGESVAWRDAMRERFLEIASLLNDLELGATVTEIVPNGDGLHTPETEEYLQRVMSKHPIVQPLTLKKGCRVLLRSNLSSNLVNGSIGTVVDFVECKEESFPDYIKTEAVKRCIDRYRVFCFTECGMPIPMVPVVQFYSGEKIAVPPWEFSVGGGPSTHFYSLSSVALPLSLAYAFTVHKVQGLTLVGRVHLELSRMWPCEHLLYVAMSRVRNPEQLSMSSFTANMVVANEACVHFDKALRGALQLTVADVAKYPISAWKRCNDTIYHLRRRGASLRRLLEGVTSMSGSVSPLMVSGSSSLQAHDSRLQRTGDSCASRSRSNREDDPEALFAHAMTNISDGSRVMVRVGRHGNGSTDVADEAGIDDEACNLEHLNAIQQSVLVARRMRKLVRHVERVAKLADARRHTKNNTKASKGPASPEGSAHGASAAAAVMNGSGDTSGRRDRVEAEAMGGDGSCGVQRAASVMAASVAAAAAASSTVSVVIGEEHTF; via the coding sequence ATGTTTCGCCACTTCTCggcctcctctgccgcgcGGCAGACGGCTGTGCAGCTCGCCGTCCGTGCCAACCTCCGCACCAGtgcaacgctgctgcactcaGCTGCcgcctacacgcacgcatctTCGATGATCCGCGGCTCTCCTGCCGTGGCCCTGTGCAATGCGTCGACGAATGGCCCGCTTACTGGTATGCGGTGgcagtcctcctcctccccctcctcgacgcCACCGAAGTCGCCGGGGGGTAAGAGGCGTCGACGGCCATCGGGTCGCAAGACACGCCGGTCCACCATCGTAGCCGAAGTCGCCGACGCAAGTACAGCCGTGGCGGTAAGCGATGTCGCccgcgcagaggcagacgCCAGTGTAGAGACAACAacggcggccgtggcgcagcaggtcTTTGTGAGCTCCGCCGAGCCAATGCCCATTGCGCCAGCACCTCGCTCAGAAACTAGGGCGCTGGACACGCCCGACGCTACCCCCCTTACGGCACAGGCTGCAAAGCTTGTGGAACCACCGACGTCTGCaagcgtcggcgctgctgtggagggGTCGGTGAATGCTGTCGCCACGGCTGTACTTGCGTCCGCGCCATCTGTCGACGAAGCAACATCGGAAGAGGAACAGCCGCCTAGTAGCGTAGCAGCCGCGTCTGCCGGAGACACCGCGCCGGCTACGCTAGAGACGCTTGCAAAGCCGAAGAGGTCAGCTAGTCGCCCACGCAAAGACTGGGAAGCAGCTAAACCAGCGCCAGTGGCCGTGGCGCCAGCAAATCCTGACGCCGACTCGTTCCGCGGCAGCCTTGATGAGGagtccttcttctcctcactCCTTCACTCAGCTGACGACGGCTTCAGCACGGCAGAGCCGCGCGAGTCGACCCTCGTGTACAATGCCCTCACCGGTCGCATGACGAGCGAGACGTCGGTGACAATGCAGTGCCTGCGCGAGCTCGGCTTTGGTGTCAACGACCAGCGCCAGGTGGTAATGCAGAATCCAGACGTGCTGAACGCGCTTGCCGAGCGAGTACGCGCCGAAACGGCGGCCCTGCCGACCAAGTGGCCCGTAACCCTTGCCCGCATCATTGGTGCGGTTATCACGAACAAGAGCATCAGCAACCCGGCAGAAGCCCTTCAGCAGATGATCCAGGTGAAGACGAACAGCGTCATGCGCAGTCGCCACACCTCCGTCGTGTCCGCGGCAAGCAGCAACGTCAATGACACAATGGCTGAGACGGCAGGGCAGCAGGCCGACATGAACGGCGGGCACGATCCGGATCAGGCGATTGAGCTCAACGACGAGCAGAAGCGCGTCATCGACATTGCCCTGCGCGGGCACCACTTGTACATCgggggcagcgctggcacagGCAAGACAGTGCTCCTGCGTGCTGTGGCACGTCGCCTGCAaggccaccgcctccgcgtcgccaccaccgccaccacgggTGTAGCTGGGTGCCACATTGGTGGCTCGACCTTCCATCACGCCCTTGGCGTCACCTCTCGCGGCGAGTTCATGCGACGCAGTACCATTCTGGACTACGACGTCGTCATCATTGATGAGGTGTCCATGTTCCCGCAGAGCCTCTTTGAGGAGTTTGACCGCGTGCTACGCGAAGAGGCCGGCACGCCTGATTTGCCGTTCGGTGGTGTGCAGATCATCCTGTGCGGTGACTTCCTCCAGCTCGGCTGCATCAACGAAAACTCGCTCATCGGCTCATCACTTTTCCAGAAGAACTTCGTGAAAGTCCGCCTCGAGACGCAGGTACGGCAGACCGCCAACTCCAAGTTCGCGAATGACCTGCAGCTCATGCGTCTGGGCATCGTGCCAAGCGATCTCAAGACGACGGTGCAGTTATTGCCACCGGGTACCATGGTCGACTCCGCTGTGAATCTGCTGCCGACGAACAAGGAAGTGCACGCGGCCAacgagcggcagctgcaggagctgccaGGGGACCCGCTGACGCTCACACCAGAGACCGGCATCACCTCCCTCCAGTGCGAaacgacagcgacgctgctgctacgcacGACGCCAGATTTCAATGAGTCTGAGTTTGCCCGCCACACCCGCTCTCTGCTGCAGGCCACTCTTGACCTGCCccgcgcctccctcctctcactctaTCGTGTGTACGAGGACGGTCACGTGATGCGCGTGATGCTGCCGCCCGGAGAGTCTGTCGCGTGGCGCGACGCGATGCGGGAGCGATTTCTCGAGATTGCCAGTCTGCTGAACGACCTGGAGCTTGGCGCTACGGTGACGGAGATTGTCCCGAACGGCGACGGCTTGCACACGCCGGAGACGGAAGAATACCTGCAGAGGGTTATGTCGAAGCACCCAATTGTGCAGCCGCTGACCCTCAAGAAGGGCTGCCGTGTCCTCCTGCGCTCGAACCTCTCGAGCAACCTTGTCAACGGCAGCATCGGCACCGTCGTGGACTTTGTGGAATGCAAGGAGGAGTCCTTTCCCGATTACATCAAGACTGAGGCTGTAAAGCGCTGCATCGACCGCTACCGCGTGTTCTGCTTCACCGAGTGCGGCATGCCGATACCAATGGTGCCTGTTGTGCAGTTCTATAGCGGTGAGAAGAtcgcggtgccgccgtggGAGTTCTCTGTCGGCGGTGGCCCGAGCACACACTTCTACAGCCTCTCGAGTGTCGccctgccgctctccttAGCCTACGCCTTCACAGTGCATAAGGTGCAGGGGCTCACCCTGGTGGGTCGCGTGCACCTCGAGCTGTCCCGCATGTGGCCATGCGAGCACCTGCTGTACGTGGCCATGAGTCGCGTGCGCAACCCGGAGCAGCTGTCCATGTCGAGCTTCACTGCGAATATGGTGGTGGCGAACGAAGCATGCGTGCACTTCGACAAGGCACTGCGTGGGGCACTGCAGCTCACAGTCGCTGACGTGGCCAAGTATCCCATCTCGGCGTGGAAGCGGTGCAACGACACCATCTACCACCTTCGTCGCCGTggcgcctcgctgcgtcgCTTGTTGGAGGGGGTGACATCCATGAGCGGCAGCGTATCGCCGCTGATGGTGtcagggagcagcagcctgcAGGCGCATGACAGTCGTCTCCAGCGCACGGGGGATAGCTGCGCTTCCCGCAGTAGAAGTAACCGTGAGGACGACCCTGAGGCGCTCTTCGCTCATGCGATGACGAACATAAGCGACGGTAGTCGAGTAATGGTGCGCGTAGGCAGGCACGGTAACGGCAGTACTGACGTGGCGGACGAGGCTGGTATCGACGACGAGGCTTGCAACCTAGAGCACCTTAATGCAATTCAGCAGTCGGTCCTCGTGGCGCGTCGCATGCGCAAGCTGGTGCGACATGTAGAGCGGGTGGCGAAGCTCGCCGACGCGCGTCGTCACACCAAGAACAACACGAAGGCTAGCAAAGGGCCAGCGTCTCCGGAAGGCTCTGCTCACGGGGcctcggctgcagcggcggttaTGAATGGCAGCGGTGATACGTCGGGTAGGCGAGAcagggtggaggcggaggcgatgggTGGTGACGGGTCCTGCGGCGTTCAGCGTGCAGCCAGCGTCATGGCAGCCTCCGTagcggccgcagcagcggcgtcatcCACCGTCTCGGTCGTCATTGGCGAAGAACACACATTTTAG
- a CDS encoding hypothetical protein (TriTrypDB/GeneDB-style sysID: LpmP.11.0340) — translation MVYKHKHNKKARSIAVRKLQKAAEVAAAAAAVAATLVPVGGDGESATAGYCDAGLSSTLSTGGMATSCAPVTINCKYGTAAAAESLTDANMGAADAEEMFQEKQSKTRQQQQQPGTSGDRSCSDMSGLLYSAPPTPADWARLSVASGAARLPSVLAATHLPCIPGITPCSPRSGADGGGEGQYVAYLLSEQLSNGTTMPMTMWGVYSLRDGDCLQVVHWHHSPVAQESPLTNVGLHPPPTSSNAQQTRELIMRVDAAGLCFMLAPSSLVSMDGSGAAGCMTLNSVCSDPDTADDAAAESADVYWLIPSVMKESFFALLQAREWLRTAPLRHPVSEACTRSLECQGWFVQPHPTRWASAASSVEATVTVAREQHKSSSPATATLPLPKRKTKKARRKRRQPSPRAQPRQCKESTASTTSATNGTAPTSPFQYLIPYVAAVQQPQKGLRGVPESHLPSAAVPAATATPVVLLIGNRIASYPAGEVCGPRM, via the coding sequence ATGGTCTACAAGCACAAGCACAACAAGAAGGCGCGGAGCATCGCAGTGCGCAAGCTTCAAAAGGCAGCCgaagttgctgctgctgctgctgctgttgctgctacACTCGTACCTGTTGGCGGAGATGGTGAAAGCGCCACTGCAGGGTACTGCGATGCCGGCCTCTCTTCAACACTGTCGACCGGCGGCATGGCTACCTCCTGTGCGCCTGTGACCATCAACTGCAAGtacggcactgctgctgctgctgagtcaCTCACAGACGCAAACAtgggagcagcagacgcagaaGAAATGTTCCAGGAAAAGCAGAGCAagacacggcagcagcagcagcagccaggaACTTCTGGCGACCGGTCCTGTTCGGACATGTCAGGCCTCCTGTACTCTGCCCCACCCACTCCGGCCGACTGGGCCCGCTTGAGTGTAGCGAGCGGTGCTGCTAGGCTTCCATCGGTGCTGGCGGCCACCCACCTGCCATGCATCCCCGGCATCACTCCCTGCAGTCCTCGATCGGGGGCGGATGGGGGCGGCGAGGGTCAATATGTCGCCTACCTTCTCTCGGAACAGCTGAGTAACGGCACAACGATGCCAATGACCATGTGGGGAGTCTACTCCCTACGCGATGGAGACTGTCTGCAGGTAGTGCACTGGCATCACAGCCCTGTCGCACAGGAGTCACCTCTCACGAACGTCGGCCTGCACCCGCCTCCTACTTCCTCCAATGCGCAACAGACGAGAGAGCTCATCATGCGTGTCGATGCCGCCGGTTTGTGCTTCATGCTTGCACCCTCCTCGCTGGTTTCCATGGATGGAAGTGGCGCAGCCGGATGCATGACGCTGAACTCGGTCTGCTCAGACCCCGACACCGccgacgatgctgctgctgagtcaGCGGACGTCTACTGGCTTATCCCCTCCGTAATGAAGGAGAGcttttttgctcttctccagGCCCGAGAGTGGCTGCGCACGGCACCGCTTCGCCACCCAGTCTCCGAAGCATGCACCCGCAGCCTTGAATGCCAAGGCTGGTTTGTTCAGCCCCACCCAACGCGGTGGGCGAGTGCGGCTTCATCTGTAGAGGCAACTGTGACCGTGGCGCGTGAGCAGCACAAGTCTTCATCGCCGGCAACCGccacactgccgctgccaaagCGAAAAACGAAGAAGGCAAGGCGGAAACGTCGACAACCGTCGCCACGCGCACAGCCGCGGCAGTGCAAGGAGAGCACCGCGAgcaccacctcggcgacTAATGGCACAGCCCCGACGTCGCCGTTTCAGTACCTTATTCCGTACGTGGCGGCCGTGCAGCAACCTCAGAAAGGCCTCAGGGGTGTACCCGAGTCCCACTTGCCgtcggcagcagtgccagcagCCACTGCCACACCGGTGGTTCTCCTCATCGGTAATCGCATCGCCTCATACCCGGCTGGCGAGGTGTGTGGCCCAAGGATGTGA
- a CDS encoding 14-3-3 protein, putative (TriTrypDB/GeneDB-style sysID: LpmP.11.0350) has translation MTTLFKIPEKREELVYTAKIAEQCERHDEILFCMKRVVKMNPRLSSEERNLLSAAYKYIISARRACWRSMSSMAHKEDAHKGKTASLFSGFQQQVEKELAEICSDILELLDKYLIPAADSDESRVYYYKLKGDYHRYFAEVESGSDTQKNFALEAYKKASEYTASLKPTSPIRLGLALNFSVFYYEILRSPDKGCQLARQAFEEALGDPEVLDEEQHKESALIMQLLRDNLALWTEDSRPDGPDDGTAMEELE, from the coding sequence ATGACTACACTCTTTAAGATCCCAGAGAAGCGTGAAGAGCTCGTCTACACGGCTAAGATCGCCGAGCAGTGTGAGCGCCATGATGAGATTCTTTTCTGCATGAAGCGCGTTGTCAAGATGAACCCGAGACTGTCCAGCGAGGAGCGTAACCTACTCTCAGCCGCCTACAAGTACATTATCAGCGCCCGCCGCGCTTGCTGGCGCAGCATGAGCTCGATGGCGCACAAGGAGGACGCCCACAAGGGCAAGACGGCGAGCCTCTTCAGCGGCTTCCAGCAGCAAGTAGAGAAGGAGCTCGCAGAGATTTGCTCAGACATtctggagctgctggacaAGTACCTCATCCCGGCCGCTGACAGCGACGAGAGCAGGGTGTACTACTATAAGCTCAAAGGTGACTACCACCGCTACTTTGCTGAAGTGGAGTCTGGCTCGGATACCCAGAAGAACTTTGCCCTGGAGGCGTACAAGAAGGCGTCCGAGTACACGGCCTCGCTGAAGCCGACCTCTCCGAtccgcctcggcctcgccCTTAACTTCTCCGTCTTCTACTACGAGATTCTGCGCAGCCCCGACAAGGGCTGCCAGCTCGCTCGTCAGGCCTTTGAGGAGGCCCTGGGCGATCCAGAGGTGCTGGAtgaagagcagcacaagGAGTCGGCGCTGAtcatgcagctgctgcgcgacaacCTCGCGCTCTGGACCGAGGACTCTCGCCCAGATGGCCCGGATGACGGGACAGCCATGGAGGAACTCGAGTAG
- a CDS encoding hypothetical protein (TriTrypDB/GeneDB-style sysID: LpmP.11.0360) — MVALPAFKFVFLAIRQVSRPVAKKIVSRATTKQALTYGVCIGLGRISLGLSGVISEWTRAEEQKQKEARRRLEEDNAKAAQAVNANAATNVAGATMDMMGKASTTARGSEAIATAGSSRGTTSAVSSSAKAQATGAAETHAAATAKSAATPATVIPRSRSLLQSIVYGPQPKGGVVDTYDSTIFLDASRTVGEAARVFIRYPSRSAWDVFRKTFLAPFPEERLVAAGADLLIELVAYTVLCTLLVVELYQQSRISAAKEAHMQARLGAIESKVNELVEYSNSTTLFPPVRELPPVRELRVTGRLNALWGAVAGGASFVGSALSGNSDGSDKGGESLVAQERGRLAQSGKAVVPQRKNGSNVVYAPPRDPTVKVSKHDETILLQEELDQLMRNVTQAEKRV; from the coding sequence ATGGTGGCGCTGCCTGCATTCAAGTTCGTCTTCCTGGCCATCCGGCAGGTGTCGCGTCCTGTTGCAAAGAAGATCGTCTCACGCGCGACCACGAAGCAGGCCCTGACGTACGGCGTGTGCATTGGACTGGGCCGTATCTCACTCGGTCTCTCCGGCGTTATATCGGAGTGGACGCgggcggaggagcagaagcaaaAGGAGGCGCGGCGCCGGTTAGAGGAGGACAACGCCAAAGCAGCGCAGGCTGTCAATGCGAATGCCGCAACGAACGTAGCGGGGGCAACCATGGACATGATGGGCAAGGCATCGACGACAGCAAGAGGCAGCGAGGCAATCGCCACTGCGGGATCGAGTCGCGGCACCACATCCGCAGTGAGCTCCTCAGCGAAGGCGCAGGCGACTGGAGccgcagagacacacgcggCAGCTACGGCAAAGTCAGCTGCGACGCCGGCAACCGTCATACCTCGGTCGcgatcgctgctgcagagcatCGTCTACGGCCCGCAGCCAAAGGGCGGGGTGGTGGACACGTACGACAGCACCATATTTCTCGATGCCTCGCGCACCGTCGGCGAGGCAGCCCGCGTCTTTATCCGCTACCCGTCTCGCAGTGCGTGGGATGTGTTCCGTAAGACATTTTTGGCCCCCTTCCCTGAAGAGCGACTAGTTGCGGCTGGCGCCGACCTCCTCATTGAACTGGTGGCGTACACGGTGCTGTGCACATTGCTTGTCGTCGAGCTTTACCAGCAGTCCCGCATATCGGCAGCCAAAGAGGCTCATATGCAGGCCCGCCTTGGGGCAATCGAATCGAAGGTGAATGAGCTGGTGGAGTACAGCAATAGCACAACCCTCTTCCCACCCGTGCGCGAGTTGCCCCCAGTGCGAGAACTGCGCGTGACAGGGCGCCTCAATGCCCTCTGgggcgccgtcgcaggcgGTGCCAGCTTTGTTGGTAGTGCTCTAAGCGGAAAtagcgacggcagcgacaaggGCGGCGAAAGCCTCGTAGCTCAAGAGCGTGGGCGACTGGCACAGAGTGGCAAGGCTGTCGTTCCGCAGCGCAAGAATGGCTCCAACGTGGTGTATGCCCCGCCGAGGGACCCAACAGTGAAGGTGAGCAAGCACGATGAGACAATTCTCCTGCAAGAGGAGCTGGATCAACTCATGCGCAATGTCACCCAAGCGGAGAAGCGGGTGTAG